GGCTGTTTTTTTTTACAAGAAAAAATAGATCACGAGGATGTATTCGTTCAAATATTTATGCTTTTTTTCAGATCAAAATAGATTCGTTTCATTTCAGATACCATCGATTCTAGATTATTTGGCACCTGCGGCAGTCCGTACCCAATGTATAATGGTGTTGTCACAAATCTCGGCACTACCTTTGCATAAATTCTTTTATTAATATGATGAAAAAAAATATTATAGCTGCCCGCTTTAAATGGAAAATGATTCAGTACGTAGTGAACAGCAATTTGTATATATTCTGCAAACTGCTCCATATAATGAGAATCCGCCATCGCTATATTAAACTCATAAAAACCAACGCGAGGTTTAGTCGATAATGTCAGAGTAACATCGGATTCTTGGGCAATGACAAGACCTTGAAACATTTCCGGTTGGACTTTTTCTTTGTAATCCAGGTCTTCAAGCCCAATAATTTGCATGTGGGGATGGGAAAGTGTTCCCCCGGATAATGGACCATGATTCTTGAAAAAAATCACAGACCTGTAAGCACCTGAATTCTCCATTTTCAACCAATGCCCAATCCCGAATCGGAATAGCCGCTGCAAATGTTCCCGCGAATATGTAGATACTTCGCCCTGACAGTCATCTGTTTCGATTAAGACCGTTTGATAAGCATTTTCCAAGACAGGATATTTATTTTTCAAGAGAATGATCGAGCCATCAACATCAATGATATCGGTTAGCTTTTCTCTCTCACAAAAAGGACAGGCCTGGGCTTTGTTGCGTATATTTTCCGGCTTCTGCATACCGATAGACGTATTAAAATGTAAATGTTTATTTTCCACTCGCGTTTCTCCTCTCGAAAAGCTATATACCTATTTTATGGTAGAAAACGTTTGCTCTGCACTTATTTTGCCTGATTCTTATATTTTCATAGTGATATTTCATGAGTTCGTTGTTTTTTGCATATGTTTGAAGAGACAGGCTTATTAATTTATGAGAGTGAGAGGGAGCTATGTTAACAAAATTGGAAGCACTAATACTGGGGATGATTCAGGGGTTAACGGAATTTCTGCCCATTTCAAGTACCGGACATCTGTATTTAGGAAGGAATTTATTTGGCCTGCAGGAAGCAGGGCTGCTGCTTGACACCATGCTTCATATTGGAACGCTGCTTGCAGTCCTGGTGTTTTATAAAAATGAATTTACCCAGATTTTACGGAATCCTTTTAGTAAATTAACCTATCTATTAATCGTAGGGACGATTCCAGCAGTTGTCATTGGGCTCCTGTTCAAAGATTATTTTGAAGAGATTTCCAAGACGGGGGTTACAATTGGATGGGAATTCTTAATAACAGGCATTTTTCTCTGGATCGCTGATTCTGTGAAAAACGGTCACAAAAATATGGACAACATCAGTTACACAGATGCCTTTATTATCGGATCTTTTCAGGCAGCTGCCATTTTCCCGGCTATTTCGCGTTCAGGCATGACCATTGTTGCAGCGCTGTGGCGAAGACTTGACCGTGAAACGGCTGCGTATTTTTCCTTTTTATTATCAACACCCGCCATTGCAGGCGCCTGCCTCCTGCAAACAAAAGAATTACTAAGCGGCGGGGGTGAGGAAATTTCTTTATCCGCTTTACTTGTGGGAATCGCCGCATCAGCCTTCTTCGGCTATGTTGCCGTGAAATGGATGATTGGCTTTTTGAAAAAACACTCCTTAAAGCCATTTGCGATCTATGTATGGATGTTAGGGTTTGTTGTGCTGTACTTTCAATTTACCGGAAAATTCTAG
Above is a genomic segment from Neobacillus endophyticus containing:
- a CDS encoding DUF4931 domain-containing protein; translated protein: MENKHLHFNTSIGMQKPENIRNKAQACPFCEREKLTDIIDVDGSIILLKNKYPVLENAYQTVLIETDDCQGEVSTYSREHLQRLFRFGIGHWLKMENSGAYRSVIFFKNHGPLSGGTLSHPHMQIIGLEDLDYKEKVQPEMFQGLVIAQESDVTLTLSTKPRVGFYEFNIAMADSHYMEQFAEYIQIAVHYVLNHFPFKAGSYNIFFHHINKRIYAKVVPRFVTTPLYIGYGLPQVPNNLESMVSEMKRIYFDLKKSINI
- a CDS encoding undecaprenyl-diphosphate phosphatase, with product MLTKLEALILGMIQGLTEFLPISSTGHLYLGRNLFGLQEAGLLLDTMLHIGTLLAVLVFYKNEFTQILRNPFSKLTYLLIVGTIPAVVIGLLFKDYFEEISKTGVTIGWEFLITGIFLWIADSVKNGHKNMDNISYTDAFIIGSFQAAAIFPAISRSGMTIVAALWRRLDRETAAYFSFLLSTPAIAGACLLQTKELLSGGGEEISLSALLVGIAASAFFGYVAVKWMIGFLKKHSLKPFAIYVWMLGFVVLYFQFTGKF